The following proteins come from a genomic window of Alosa alosa isolate M-15738 ecotype Scorff River chromosome 2, AALO_Geno_1.1, whole genome shotgun sequence:
- the atf5a gene encoding uncharacterized protein atf5a: MMAVSAPIWKALLACPAEPLALSHPQANHSQSEGRRGEGPEESQHLIGDGLTDWMTEEVDFSSYLPTPHSSPSPNASLPPSPLQHDIQVPSDLEVMTSLLQEELAQLEDYFLSDPLPEKASKLGKCDKGPTPVGPPSYYQLPYASYATSNQPESGPLLVTLATGELDLLSFCGSPIGRSKIPRHAPYSCSRPNNNNNGCGRKRVSDGLRVGEGYENSIWNSKGNSSGNPAVALSGSSYSCVEDERVVGKGYCLGSAVEIRRCAILPKEEKNCRYTEETMGGGKLIGNGYSFNGPLEGPHKKEEMLMYGVREVTISGIGVSNEVAMMSESKGSGEVAKANNIPWKSESSDGCFLQGSTQMEAYHSFLGAMSEPLKAEGMPMGHRQHSEFHCGFLEGQGSECLVGDRQGSDMGSPGPRVVCGLKEDSCSLKSELDDLPMEVHHGERRQKKRDQNKTAAHRYRQRKRAELDCLEEQLHGLEGKNRELRDKAESVEREIQYVKDLLIEVYKARSQRLKQEASA, from the exons ATGATGGCAGTGTCGGCACCTATTTGGAAGGCTTTACTCGCCTGCCCGGCAGaacccctcgctctctctcacccacaggCTAACCACAGCCAATCGGAGGGACGCAGGGGGGAGGGGCCTGAGGAGAGCCAGCACTTAATTG GTGATGGTCTCACTGACTGGATGACGGAAGAAGTGGATTTCTCCTCTTACCTCCCAACCCCTCACTCCTCACCCTCCCCAAATGCCTCCCTTCCCCCCTCACCCCTCCAACATGACATCCAGGTGCCCTCGGATTTGGAGGTCATGACCTCTCTGCTGCAAGAAGAGCTCGCTCAACTAGAGGATTACTTCCTGTCCGACCCACTTCCTGAGAAAGCCTCGAAACTGGGCAAATGTGACAAGGGTCCGACGCCAGTGGGGCCCCCATCATACTACCAGTTGCCCTATGCGTCATACGCCACCTCAAACCAACCGGAATCCGGCCCACTTCTTGTTACCCTAGCAACTGGGGAACTCGACCTGCTGAGCTTTTGTGGCAGCCCAATAGGCCGATCCAAGATCCCGAGACACGCCCCATACAGTTGCAGTCgccccaacaacaacaacaatggctGCGGCCGAAAGCGAGTTTCCGACGGGCTAAGGGTGGGCGAGGGCTACGAGAATAGCATCTGGAATTCCAAAGGAAATAGCTCAGGTAACCCAGCGGTGGCACTTAGTGGCAGTAGTTACAGCTGTGTGGAAGATGAGAGGGTGGTGGGCAAAGGCTACTGCCTGGGCAGTGCGGTTGAGATCAGAAGGTGCGCCATTTTACCAAAGGAAGAGAAAAATTGCCGTTATACAGAGGAAACCATGGGTGGAGGCAAACTTATTGGCAATGGGTATAGCTTCAATGGGCCTCTTGAAGGCCCACATAAGAAAGAAGAAATGTTGATGTATGGCGTAAGGGAAGTTACCATTAGTGGTATAGGCGTAAGCAATGAAGTAGCAATGATGAGTGAAAGCAAAGGCAGTGGTGAAGTTGCAAAGGCCAACAACATCCCTTGGAAGTCAGAGTCCAGTGATGGATGCTTCCTCCAGGGCTCAACCCAAATGGAGGCCTACCACAGCTTCCTAGGTGCTATGAGTGAACCACTGAAAGCAGAAGGCATGCCAATGGGGCATCGCCAACATAGCGAATTCCACTGTGGCTTTTTAGAGGGACAGGGGTCCGAGTGTTTGGTTGGGGACAGGCAGGGATCCGACATGGGATCGCCAGGCCCAAGGGTGGTTTGTGGGCTGAAGGAGGACTCATGCTCTCTGAAGTCTGAACTAGACGACCTACCAATGGAAGTGCATCACGGAGAACGCAGGCAGAAGAAGCGGGACCAGAACAAGACAGCTGCTCATAG ATACCGCCAGAGGAAGCGAGCAGAACTGGACTGCTTGGAGGAACAGCTGCACGGCCTGGAAGGAAAGAACCGTGAACTCCGAGACAAGGCGGAGTCGGTGGAGCGTGAGATCCAGTATGTCAAAGATCTCCTGATCGAGGTGTACAAGGCCCGCAGCCAGCGCCTTAAACAGGAGGCCAGCGCTTGA